One part of the Paracoccus sp. MBLB3053 genome encodes these proteins:
- a CDS encoding glycoside hydrolase family 88/105 protein: MPLTEYFDSFSRDYRAYKGGPWCYEDGCVYRGLDMLHEVTGDPRWHAHLRRLIGAQIGEDGRLAGYDPDEFNIDNILSGRVLFSLWRETGDDRYMRAARHLVGQLDRHPRISAGNYWHKLRYPHQVWLDGLYMGLPFQIEYALAMGETPRIADAIRQFQTALDLTETASGLHVHGYDESREQSWADPETGKSPAVWARAMGWLAMALVDALALLSDDPRAAGLRDRTRRILVKVADMQTSAGLWPQVLDNPDLKGNYEESSASAMFAYAFLRAARLGLVTGAEGNRLRASGLAALEALEATRLVTDQGRTRFGGICHVAGLGGFSGVYRDGSPDYYLTEPVVADDAKGVGPLMMAFAESERVASLAAE; encoded by the coding sequence ATGCCACTCACCGAATATTTCGACAGCTTCAGCCGCGACTATCGCGCTTATAAGGGTGGTCCGTGGTGCTATGAGGATGGCTGCGTCTATCGCGGCCTCGATATGCTCCACGAGGTGACGGGCGATCCCAGGTGGCATGCGCATCTTCGTCGTCTGATCGGCGCGCAGATCGGCGAGGATGGTCGCCTTGCCGGCTATGATCCCGATGAATTCAATATCGACAATATCCTGTCGGGGCGCGTGCTGTTTTCCCTTTGGCGCGAGACCGGTGACGATCGCTACATGCGCGCTGCGCGGCATCTTGTCGGACAGCTTGACCGACATCCCCGCATCAGTGCCGGAAACTACTGGCACAAGCTGCGCTACCCGCATCAGGTCTGGCTGGATGGTCTGTATATGGGACTGCCCTTCCAGATCGAATATGCGCTAGCCATGGGGGAGACGCCGCGCATCGCTGATGCGATCAGGCAGTTCCAGACGGCGCTGGACCTGACCGAAACGGCCTCGGGCCTGCATGTTCATGGTTACGATGAAAGCCGCGAGCAGAGCTGGGCCGACCCCGAAACAGGCAAGTCTCCGGCCGTCTGGGCGCGTGCGATGGGCTGGTTGGCCATGGCGTTGGTCGATGCGTTGGCGCTGCTTTCCGATGATCCCAGAGCCGCCGGGTTGCGTGACCGCACGAGGCGAATCCTGGTGAAGGTAGCGGATATGCAAACCTCTGCCGGGCTTTGGCCACAGGTTCTGGATAATCCTGATTTAAAAGGAAATTATGAGGAAAGCTCGGCTTCCGCGATGTTCGCCTATGCGTTTCTGAGAGCGGCGCGGCTGGGGCTGGTCACGGGCGCCGAAGGAAACCGTCTTCGCGCATCTGGCCTTGCGGCCCTTGAGGCTCTCGAGGCAACGCGTTTGGTGACCGACCAGGGCAGGACCAGGTTTGGAGGCATCTGCCATGTCGCCGGGCTTGGAGGCTTCAGCGGCGTCTATCGCGATGGATCGCCTGACTACTACCTGACAGAACCGGTGGTGGCAGATGATGCGAAGGGCGTTGGCCCGCTGATGATGGCATTTGCAGAAAGCGAACGGGTGGCTTCGCTCGCCGCCGAGTAG
- a CDS encoding SGNH/GDSL hydrolase family protein translates to MKQILAFGDSLTWGADPVTGLRHPHTAQWPVVLECGLTDCRVIGDGLGGRTTCRDDHGGPASRNGAFALQLALAVHMPLDLVILMLGTNDLKPLHGGQALSAQAGMRRLAEIVATFPYKPRIAVPKLLIVAPPHCGPTAAGGPVGGRIISESEQLAALYDGLAKELGCAFFDAASVARPSSVDGVHLDAENTIAIGRALIEPVSELLSS, encoded by the coding sequence ATGAAGCAGATCCTCGCATTCGGAGATAGCCTGACCTGGGGGGCGGATCCGGTTACGGGTCTGCGCCACCCTCATACCGCGCAATGGCCGGTGGTTCTGGAATGCGGGCTGACGGATTGCCGCGTCATCGGTGACGGGTTGGGCGGGCGCACGACCTGCCGGGACGATCACGGTGGGCCTGCAAGCCGTAACGGCGCCTTTGCGCTGCAACTGGCGCTGGCCGTCCACATGCCACTGGACCTTGTGATCCTGATGTTGGGAACGAATGACCTGAAGCCGCTGCACGGCGGGCAGGCGTTATCGGCCCAGGCCGGGATGCGCCGTCTGGCCGAAATCGTGGCGACATTTCCCTACAAGCCGCGCATTGCCGTGCCAAAGCTGCTGATCGTGGCTCCACCGCATTGCGGCCCGACCGCTGCGGGCGGACCGGTGGGAGGCCGCATCATATCGGAATCCGAGCAGCTTGCGGCCCTCTATGACGGCCTTGCGAAGGAACTTGGCTGCGCCTTCTTCGACGCTGCATCGGTCGCGCGTCCTTCGTCTGTCGATGGCGTTCATCTGGATGCCGAGAACACCATCGCGATTGGCCGTGCCCTGATCGAGCCGGTCTCGGAACTCTTGTCATCGTAA
- a CDS encoding ABC transporter substrate-binding protein: MKRFLASVALGALMLGGAPAGWAETPDNQLIVATTMSNILTLDPAAITGRETVQVLNNIYDTLVVLSPEDRSVQPRMAQSWEVAEDRMSITFHLRKDAKFASGNPVTAEDVVWSLKRLMTLNLAQASFLKSRGITAENAGDHFIAADANTFTFKLAQPDDPAMILMILAQNGPGSILDSKTVQENEKDGDLGQGWLTLNSAGSGPFSLTKWASSEYIILTKSKGYWGDEPAMDRVLLRHLPESQSQRLMLEQGDIDVAYSMQAPDLTALENDEHIKIASTPGAGFYYLSVSMKDERFANPKVREALRYLIDYEGLDKAVMPYYGKLHQRPLTTGVLGQLPDPGYTLDVEKAKALLAEAGYPDGFKTTLRVLSEDPFIKAATAIQNTLAQAGIQAEMITGSGDQIYGAMRERNFELLVGRGGGGQQPHPDSNLRALAYNPDNADEAKLTNYQGWRTSYFDGKLNQMIEDALLERDAAKQKADYEAIQTYMDETVPSIIPFSEVVDSAAFRSDVHGLVVNPWLTRFETVTKER, from the coding sequence ATGAAACGATTTCTCGCATCCGTCGCGCTTGGTGCGTTGATGTTGGGCGGGGCGCCGGCCGGTTGGGCCGAGACGCCCGACAACCAGCTGATTGTCGCCACCACGATGAGCAATATCCTGACGCTGGACCCCGCCGCGATCACGGGCCGCGAGACGGTCCAGGTTCTTAACAACATCTATGACACGCTGGTGGTACTGTCGCCCGAAGATCGCTCGGTCCAGCCGCGCATGGCGCAAAGCTGGGAGGTGGCCGAGGACCGCATGTCGATCACCTTCCATCTGCGCAAGGATGCGAAATTCGCCTCGGGGAATCCTGTCACCGCAGAGGATGTCGTGTGGAGCTTGAAGCGGCTGATGACGCTGAACCTTGCTCAGGCGAGTTTCCTGAAATCGCGTGGGATCACCGCTGAAAACGCCGGTGACCATTTCATTGCCGCTGATGCGAATACCTTCACGTTCAAGCTGGCTCAGCCTGACGATCCGGCAATGATCCTGATGATCCTTGCGCAGAACGGGCCGGGCTCGATCCTTGACAGCAAGACCGTTCAGGAAAACGAAAAGGACGGGGATCTGGGGCAGGGCTGGCTGACCTTGAATTCGGCAGGCTCTGGCCCTTTCTCGCTGACCAAATGGGCGTCGAGCGAATATATCATCCTGACCAAGAGCAAGGGTTATTGGGGTGACGAACCGGCAATGGACCGTGTGCTGCTGCGCCACCTGCCCGAGTCGCAGTCCCAGCGTCTGATGCTGGAACAGGGCGATATCGACGTGGCCTATTCCATGCAGGCACCCGACCTGACGGCGCTGGAAAACGACGAGCATATCAAGATCGCCTCGACCCCCGGAGCCGGTTTCTACTACCTGTCTGTCTCGATGAAGGATGAGCGTTTCGCCAATCCCAAGGTGCGCGAGGCCCTGCGCTACCTGATCGACTACGAGGGGCTCGACAAGGCCGTGATGCCTTACTACGGCAAGCTGCACCAGCGCCCGCTGACCACGGGTGTTCTGGGTCAGTTGCCTGATCCGGGCTACACTCTGGACGTCGAAAAGGCCAAGGCGCTGCTGGCCGAGGCGGGCTATCCCGATGGTTTCAAGACCACGCTGCGCGTCCTGTCCGAGGATCCCTTCATCAAGGCCGCGACCGCGATTCAGAACACTCTGGCGCAGGCCGGCATTCAGGCCGAGATGATCACCGGTTCGGGCGATCAGATCTATGGCGCCATGCGCGAGCGGAACTTCGAATTGCTCGTCGGTCGCGGCGGGGGCGGTCAGCAGCCTCACCCGGATAGCAATCTGCGCGCCCTGGCATACAACCCCGACAATGCGGATGAAGCGAAGCTGACGAACTATCAGGGTTGGCGGACCAGCTATTTCGACGGGAAACTGAATCAGATGATCGAAGACGCGCTGCTCGAGCGCGACGCGGCGAAGCAAAAGGCCGATTACGAAGCCATCCAGACCTATATGGATGAAACTGTGCCCTCGATCATTCCGTTCTCGGAAGTCGTGGACAGCGCGGCATTCCGTTCGGATGTTCACGGGCTGGTGGTGAACCCCTGGCTCACCCGGTTCGAGACCGTCACGAAGGAGCGCTGA
- a CDS encoding mandelate racemase family protein, whose translation MIITDVEARVFLTTTRRHSDSAGHAHPGPAHQVKQAMLTIRTEDGHEGHSFTAPEIVREHVLDKFVRKVLVGQDARDRERLWQELAHWQRGSAAQLTDRTLAVVDCALWDLAGRALNQPVYKLIGGYRDKVLAYGSIMCGDELEGGLATPEDYGRFAETLVKRGYKGIKLHTWMPPVSWAPDVKMDLKACAAVREAVGPDIRLMIDAFHWYSRTDSLALGKGLEQLGFDWIEEPMDEQSMSSYKWLADNLDIPVVGPESAAGKHWHRAEWVKAGACDILRTGVNDVGGITPALKTMHMAEAFGMECEVHGNTAMNLHVVAATKNCRWYERGLLHPFLEYDDGFDYLKSLSDPMDKDGYVHVPDRPGLGEEIDFDFIENNRVK comes from the coding sequence ATGATTATCACGGATGTGGAGGCACGTGTCTTCCTGACCACGACGCGCCGTCACTCGGACAGCGCAGGTCATGCCCATCCCGGTCCGGCGCATCAGGTTAAGCAGGCGATGCTGACCATTCGCACCGAAGATGGTCATGAAGGGCATTCCTTCACTGCGCCGGAAATCGTGCGCGAGCATGTGCTTGATAAGTTCGTCCGCAAGGTGCTTGTCGGACAGGATGCCCGCGATCGCGAGCGCTTGTGGCAGGAATTGGCGCATTGGCAGCGTGGCTCGGCGGCGCAGTTGACCGACCGCACACTGGCCGTGGTTGATTGCGCGCTGTGGGACCTTGCCGGGCGGGCGTTGAACCAGCCGGTCTACAAGCTGATCGGCGGCTATCGCGACAAGGTCCTTGCCTATGGTTCGATCATGTGCGGGGACGAGCTTGAGGGTGGGCTTGCCACCCCCGAGGATTATGGCCGCTTCGCCGAAACGCTGGTCAAGCGCGGCTATAAAGGCATCAAGCTGCATACATGGATGCCTCCGGTCAGCTGGGCGCCCGATGTGAAGATGGACCTGAAAGCCTGCGCAGCCGTGCGCGAGGCGGTGGGCCCCGATATCCGGCTGATGATCGACGCATTTCACTGGTATTCGCGCACCGATTCGCTCGCGCTAGGCAAGGGCCTGGAACAGCTGGGCTTCGACTGGATCGAAGAGCCGATGGATGAACAGTCGATGTCCTCCTACAAATGGCTCGCTGACAATCTCGACATTCCTGTCGTTGGTCCCGAAAGTGCCGCCGGCAAGCATTGGCACCGTGCGGAATGGGTCAAGGCCGGTGCCTGCGACATCCTGCGCACCGGCGTCAACGATGTGGGCGGCATCACCCCTGCGCTGAAAACCATGCACATGGCCGAGGCATTTGGCATGGAATGCGAGGTCCACGGCAACACCGCGATGAACCTGCATGTCGTGGCTGCCACCAAGAACTGCCGCTGGTATGAGCGCGGGTTGCTGCACCCGTTCCTCGAATACGATGACGGGTTTGACTACCTGAAATCGCTGTCGGACCCGATGGACAAGGACGGCTATGTCCACGTTCCCGACCGTCCCGGTCTGGGCGAGGAGATCGACTTCGATTTCATCGAGAACAACCGCGTGAAGTGA
- a CDS encoding ABC transporter permease — protein MTVKDTDMPRQGLQIPASLIVIRNILSFLMRSPTSAFGLIVLGLLIVIAAFAPWIATHDPYAQDLANTLQAPGNGHLFGTDELGRDIFSRLVWGSRISLTIIFLVSIIVGPIGMIVGTTAGYMGGRLDTIMMRITDIFLSFPSLILSLAFVAALGPSLNNAIIAIALTAWPPIARLARAEAMTFRKADYIAAARLQGASDMRIIFKSIMPMCLPSVLIRLTLNMATVILTAAGLGFLGLGAQPPMPEWGAMIATGRRYMIDSWWLVTFPGLAILTVSLAFNLLGDGLRDALDPKQMNRR, from the coding sequence ATGACCGTGAAAGATACAGACATGCCGCGCCAGGGCCTGCAGATTCCGGCTTCGCTGATCGTCATCCGCAACATCCTGAGCTTTCTGATGAGGTCGCCGACATCGGCTTTCGGGCTGATCGTCCTTGGGTTGCTCATCGTGATCGCTGCCTTCGCGCCCTGGATCGCGACCCATGATCCCTATGCGCAGGATCTGGCGAATACGCTGCAGGCGCCGGGGAACGGCCATCTTTTCGGCACGGATGAGCTTGGCCGCGACATTTTCAGCCGGCTTGTCTGGGGTTCGCGCATCTCACTGACGATCATCTTCCTCGTCTCCATCATCGTCGGGCCGATCGGGATGATCGTGGGCACTACCGCCGGTTATATGGGCGGGCGTCTGGACACGATCATGATGCGGATCACCGACATCTTCCTGTCCTTCCCCTCGCTGATCTTGTCGCTGGCCTTCGTGGCGGCGCTGGGGCCGAGCCTGAATAATGCGATCATCGCCATCGCTCTGACCGCTTGGCCGCCGATCGCGCGTCTGGCGCGGGCCGAGGCCATGACCTTCCGCAAGGCCGACTATATCGCGGCCGCAAGGCTGCAAGGCGCGTCCGACATGCGGATCATCTTCAAGTCGATCATGCCGATGTGCCTGCCCTCGGTCCTGATCCGGCTGACGCTGAACATGGCGACGGTGATCCTGACGGCGGCGGGCCTGGGCTTCCTTGGCCTTGGCGCGCAGCCGCCGATGCCGGAATGGGGCGCGATGATCGCCACGGGGCGGCGCTACATGATCGACAGTTGGTGGCTGGTGACCTTCCCCGGCCTTGCCATCCTGACCGTCAGCCTGGCTTTCAACCTGCTGGGCGACGGGCTGCGGGATGCGCTGGACCCGAAGCAGATGAACCGGAGGTAA
- a CDS encoding FadR/GntR family transcriptional regulator, which yields MKQDAAAPVRESMVDRISDALRRDLQAGRFRPGDRLPSEHELTRLHSVSRAVVREAIAALRADGLVEARKGAGVFALDPAQREARPFDDLTTARISSVIELLELRTACEIESAALAASRRSPSQLEAILDAHREVERCLREGLPTRDADFEFHLAIAKATQNRRFPDFLQLIRSGIIPRGELQGRQPGDRPRDYNLHLQEEHSRIVDAILEGDSAAAAQRMKDHLRGSLDRYQELLRAGGLASQL from the coding sequence ATGAAGCAGGACGCCGCCGCCCCCGTGCGTGAATCGATGGTCGACAGGATCAGCGATGCGTTGCGCCGCGATCTGCAGGCAGGACGGTTCCGTCCGGGTGATCGACTGCCGAGCGAGCATGAGCTGACGCGGCTGCATTCGGTCAGCCGCGCCGTCGTGCGCGAGGCGATCGCCGCATTGCGCGCCGATGGGCTGGTCGAGGCGCGCAAGGGGGCAGGGGTGTTTGCCCTTGATCCCGCGCAGCGTGAGGCGCGACCCTTTGATGACCTGACGACGGCGCGAATTTCCTCGGTTATCGAGCTCTTGGAATTGCGGACGGCATGCGAGATCGAATCAGCCGCACTAGCCGCCTCACGCCGCTCTCCCTCGCAACTCGAGGCGATTCTGGACGCTCACCGTGAGGTCGAACGCTGCCTGCGCGAGGGGCTGCCGACACGCGATGCGGATTTCGAGTTTCACCTGGCAATCGCCAAGGCGACCCAGAACCGCCGCTTTCCCGATTTCCTGCAATTGATCCGGTCGGGTATCATCCCACGTGGTGAATTGCAGGGTCGCCAGCCGGGGGACAGGCCGCGAGACTACAATCTTCATTTGCAGGAAGAGCATAGCCGCATCGTTGACGCCATTCTGGAAGGCGACTCGGCTGCTGCGGCGCAGCGGATGAAGGACCATCTGCGCGGCAGCCTCGATCGCTACCAGGAGTTGCTGCGCGCAGGCGGCCTGGCGTCGCAGTTATAA
- a CDS encoding dienelactone hydrolase family protein codes for MTAAGITPDNLVPRLRQKALARGFPAGWAQTGGEFAEWQAAAGAIARRHILPDPALRERPCGWRTDALEDRGSHFALQGAILLEDDGEWPALMLRPKGKGPHPAALLLHDHGSEFRIGKEKCIRPMRQGLPLASEWVTRFFDGVWLGEVLAAQGFVVLAVDALGWGGRQGNGYASQQALACNLMQIGTSLAGVIAAEDMAVAEFLADLPEVDDDRICAIGFSLGGFRAWQVAALSPHVRAAVSAGWMASLPGLAVPGNNQLRGQSAFSTTHPGLHAYLDLPDLAGLAAPKPIWFEVGKQDHLFPEAAVKAGFENLAAIWAAADAGAQLRLERPAGGHCFGLDRQGQALGWLRATIGLTDSITTGSGIC; via the coding sequence GTGACAGCAGCCGGGATCACGCCGGACAACCTGGTGCCTCGGCTGCGTCAAAAGGCCTTGGCCCGTGGGTTTCCCGCGGGCTGGGCGCAAACCGGCGGAGAGTTTGCCGAATGGCAGGCCGCCGCAGGGGCGATTGCCCGGCGTCATATCCTGCCCGATCCGGCCTTGCGTGAACGACCCTGCGGCTGGCGGACGGATGCGCTTGAAGATCGAGGAAGCCATTTCGCCCTTCAGGGGGCGATCCTGCTTGAAGATGATGGTGAATGGCCTGCGCTGATGTTGCGGCCCAAGGGCAAGGGTCCGCACCCTGCCGCTTTGCTGCTGCATGACCATGGCTCGGAATTCCGCATCGGAAAGGAAAAATGCATCCGTCCGATGAGACAGGGCCTTCCCCTGGCAAGTGAGTGGGTGACCCGCTTCTTCGATGGCGTTTGGCTTGGCGAGGTTCTCGCTGCGCAGGGCTTCGTCGTTCTGGCGGTGGATGCGCTGGGCTGGGGTGGGCGGCAGGGGAATGGCTATGCGTCCCAGCAGGCGCTTGCGTGCAATCTCATGCAGATCGGAACCAGCCTGGCGGGGGTGATCGCAGCGGAGGACATGGCCGTGGCCGAATTCCTTGCTGATCTGCCTGAGGTTGACGACGACAGGATTTGCGCAATCGGTTTCTCGCTTGGTGGGTTCCGGGCTTGGCAAGTCGCGGCGTTGTCGCCGCATGTAAGGGCGGCAGTTTCGGCGGGCTGGATGGCCAGCCTTCCTGGTCTGGCCGTGCCGGGGAATAACCAGCTTCGCGGGCAATCTGCCTTTTCGACGACGCATCCGGGCCTGCACGCCTATCTGGATCTGCCCGATCTTGCGGGGCTTGCCGCGCCAAAGCCAATCTGGTTCGAGGTTGGCAAACAGGATCATCTTTTCCCCGAAGCGGCCGTGAAAGCGGGCTTCGAAAATCTCGCCGCGATCTGGGCAGCGGCCGATGCTGGGGCACAACTAAGGCTGGAACGGCCCGCCGGCGGCCACTGCTTTGGCCTTGATCGTCAGGGCCAGGCGCTAGGTTGGTTGCGCGCAACGATTGGCTTGACCGATAGCATTACGACAGGATCGGGAATATGCTAG
- a CDS encoding ABC transporter ATP-binding protein, whose amino-acid sequence MTSNVDIRDLSITFGEGPAAVKVLPGVNFSVEAGECFGLVGESGSGKSTVLRCISMLTDFWQGQISIGGRNVRDIPRLERCRLLQMVFQDPYGSLHPRQSVRTTLSEPLKIHGLDDHEGRMRRAIRDVGLTADFIDRFPHQMSGGQRQRIAIARALILEPSLLLLDEPTSALDVSVQAEILNLLVRLREERGLTYIMVTHDLAVVDHMCDRFAVMLRGEVTEVLPRAAIEGNKATHPYARELIAASLEYEGALELA is encoded by the coding sequence ATGACCAGCAATGTCGATATCCGCGACCTGTCGATCACCTTCGGCGAGGGACCAGCGGCGGTGAAGGTTCTGCCCGGGGTCAATTTCTCGGTTGAGGCGGGCGAGTGCTTCGGGCTGGTCGGCGAAAGCGGCTCGGGCAAATCGACGGTCCTGCGCTGCATCTCGATGCTGACGGATTTCTGGCAGGGCCAGATCAGCATTGGCGGGCGCAATGTGCGCGACATTCCCCGGCTTGAGCGCTGCCGCCTGCTGCAGATGGTGTTCCAGGACCCCTATGGTAGCCTGCATCCGCGCCAGTCGGTCCGCACCACCCTGTCGGAACCTTTGAAAATCCACGGGCTGGACGACCACGAGGGGCGGATGCGCCGGGCGATCCGCGATGTGGGCCTGACGGCGGATTTCATCGACCGCTTCCCGCATCAGATGTCCGGCGGCCAGCGCCAGCGTATAGCCATTGCCCGCGCGCTGATCCTCGAGCCCTCGCTGCTGCTTCTGGACGAGCCGACCTCGGCGCTGGATGTCTCGGTTCAGGCCGAGATCCTGAACCTGCTGGTGCGTCTGCGCGAAGAACGCGGCCTCACCTATATCATGGTGACCCACGACCTCGCCGTGGTCGACCACATGTGCGATCGCTTCGCGGTGATGCTGCGCGGCGAAGTGACCGAGGTGCTGCCACGCGCGGCGATCGAGGGCAACAAGGCGACACATCCCTATGCCCGGGAGCTTATCGCGGCATCGCTCGAATACGAGGGCGCGCTGGAGCTCGCCTGA
- a CDS encoding cupin domain-containing protein — protein MPLPKFPVANPDKGVQRQVLAENSDLMVVSFRFDQGACGAMHNHPHTQSTYVAKGRFKFFRGDEALELGVGDSIVIPSGVTHGCECLEAGELIDCFTPRREDFL, from the coding sequence ATGCCCCTTCCCAAATTCCCCGTCGCCAATCCCGACAAGGGAGTTCAGCGGCAAGTGCTGGCCGAGAACTCCGATCTGATGGTTGTTTCCTTCCGGTTCGACCAGGGGGCGTGCGGCGCGATGCACAACCACCCACACACGCAATCGACTTATGTCGCAAAAGGGCGTTTCAAGTTCTTTCGCGGCGACGAAGCTTTGGAACTAGGCGTCGGCGACAGCATCGTCATTCCTTCGGGCGTGACGCATGGATGCGAATGCCTTGAGGCGGGCGAACTGATCGACTGCTTCACGCCACGCCGCGAAGACTTCCTGTGA
- a CDS encoding ABC transporter ATP-binding protein, which translates to MEKPVLDIRNLAIRYAGADRDSVRGVSFTLGRERLGIVGESGSGKSTVGRAILKLLPTAQISADRMQFEDIDLLKTSDREMLKIRGRRMSMILQDPKYSLNPIQRVGRQVAETYMRHFPATKAEAKAKTLAMLEAVKIRDPERVHDLYPHEISGGMGQRIMIAMMLLAEPELVIADEPTSALDVTVRLQVLEILNGLVRDRGIGLIMISHDLNLVRNFCDRVLIMFDGQVVETLKASELDRAQHPYTRGLLAAQPRIGDRRKMLSVLDRRPEWSQEVTA; encoded by the coding sequence ATGGAAAAGCCAGTTCTGGATATCCGCAACCTTGCCATCCGCTATGCCGGGGCAGATCGGGACTCGGTCCGGGGCGTCAGCTTCACTCTTGGGCGCGAGCGTCTGGGCATTGTCGGCGAAAGCGGCTCGGGCAAATCGACCGTCGGTCGCGCCATCCTGAAGCTGCTGCCGACCGCGCAGATCAGCGCCGACCGGATGCAGTTCGAGGATATCGACCTGTTGAAGACCTCGGACCGCGAGATGCTGAAGATCCGCGGCCGTCGCATGTCGATGATCCTGCAGGACCCGAAATACTCGCTGAACCCGATCCAACGTGTTGGACGCCAAGTGGCCGAGACCTATATGCGCCACTTCCCGGCGACCAAGGCCGAGGCCAAGGCCAAGACCCTCGCCATGCTGGAGGCCGTGAAGATCCGCGACCCCGAGCGCGTGCACGACCTTTACCCCCATGAGATCTCGGGCGGGATGGGCCAGCGTATCATGATCGCGATGATGCTTCTTGCCGAGCCGGAGTTGGTCATCGCCGATGAGCCGACCTCGGCCTTGGACGTAACAGTGCGCTTGCAGGTGCTGGAAATTCTGAACGGTCTGGTCCGCGATCGCGGCATTGGCCTTATCATGATCAGCCATGACCTGAACCTTGTGCGGAACTTCTGCGACCGGGTGCTGATCATGTTCGACGGGCAGGTGGTCGAGACGCTGAAGGCCAGCGAGCTTGACCGCGCCCAGCACCCCTATACGCGCGGGCTGCTCGCGGCCCAGCCGCGCATCGGGGACCGTCGCAAGATGCTTTCCGTGCTGGATCGCCGCCCGGAATGGAGTCAGGAGGTCACCGCATGA
- a CDS encoding ABC transporter permease → MQNAQLRLKSASSQATTILITLLGLLVLTFVIGRMMPADPVRAIVGEDATRETYEMVYHQLGLDRPIWEQFLRYLGDVLTGDFGTSIRTGQPVMQDILRALPATIELATFAIIIGAGLGIPLGVMAAVNKDRWQDHIIRVFSLFGHSMPIFWTGMIALIVFYAHLGWVGGSGRMEQFYIGLVDERTGFLLIDSLLAGETDVFWSAVNHLILPASLLGYSSSAYITRMTRSFMLDQLGQEYMTTARVKGLSRRQTIWLHAFGNIRVQLVTIVALAYGSLLEGAVLIETVFAWPGFGQYLTSNLIIGDMNAVMTCVLIVGVIFILLNLISDLLYRTFDPRTK, encoded by the coding sequence ATGCAGAATGCTCAGTTGCGCCTGAAGAGCGCATCGTCCCAGGCGACGACCATCCTGATCACGCTTCTGGGCCTGCTGGTCCTGACTTTCGTGATCGGCCGGATGATGCCAGCCGATCCGGTGCGCGCCATCGTGGGCGAGGATGCCACGCGCGAAACCTACGAGATGGTCTATCACCAGCTCGGCCTCGACCGTCCGATCTGGGAACAGTTCCTGCGCTATCTGGGCGATGTCCTGACGGGGGATTTCGGCACCTCGATCCGCACCGGCCAACCCGTCATGCAGGACATCCTGCGCGCCTTGCCCGCCACCATCGAACTTGCGACATTCGCGATCATCATCGGTGCCGGTCTGGGCATTCCGCTGGGCGTGATGGCCGCCGTCAACAAGGATCGCTGGCAGGACCATATCATTCGGGTCTTCAGCCTTTTCGGGCATTCGATGCCGATCTTCTGGACCGGGATGATCGCTCTGATCGTCTTCTATGCCCATCTCGGCTGGGTCGGTGGTTCGGGCCGGATGGAACAGTTCTATATCGGCCTGGTCGATGAGCGGACGGGTTTTCTGCTGATCGACAGCCTTCTGGCGGGGGAAACGGATGTCTTCTGGTCGGCGGTGAACCACCTGATCCTGCCGGCATCGCTGCTTGGCTATTCTTCCTCGGCCTATATCACCCGGATGACCCGCAGCTTCATGCTGGATCAACTGGGGCAGGAATACATGACGACCGCGCGCGTGAAGGGCCTGTCGCGGCGCCAGACGATCTGGCTGCATGCCTTCGGCAATATCCGCGTCCAGCTCGTGACCATCGTGGCGCTGGCTTATGGCTCGCTGCTCGAGGGGGCCGTGCTGATCGAAACCGTCTTTGCCTGGCCCGGTTTCGGACAATATCTGACCAGCAACCTCATCATCGGCGACATGAACGCGGTGATGACCTGCGTGCTGATCGTCGGCGTCATCTTTATCTTGCTGAACCTGATCTCTGATCTTCTGTACCGCACCTTCGATCCGAGGACGAAATGA